The following are encoded together in the Babylonia areolata isolate BAREFJ2019XMU chromosome 18, ASM4173473v1, whole genome shotgun sequence genome:
- the LOC143291913 gene encoding uncharacterized protein LOC143291913: MDTMKGMITLLGMVVLLNFGGVFASSTPDTTVAETTMAPRYQCYNFSCVSPSMDCLTKSIMSNLVNVPSCCGGGQYCKVTRATKDGLHTIVAECVKEDCEYTETVCPVNGDVVFNCCNSQHCNTELLLGPLPPSSSSSFSPRPLAAASVFMLLTAFFGISMP; the protein is encoded by the exons ATGGACACGATGAAAGGAATGATTACTTTGCTTG GTATGGTGGTACTTCTCAACTTTGGCG GTGTTTTCGCAAGCAGTACTCCTGACACCACCGTCGCTGAAACAACAATGGCACCAAGG taccAATGCTACAACTTTTCCTGCGTCTCCCCGTCTATGGATTGCCTGACGAAGTCCATCATGAGCAACCTGGTCAATGTGCCTTCTTGCTGCGGGGGTGGTCAGTATTGCAAg GTGACCCGAGCCACCAAGGACGGCCTGCACACGATCGTGGCCGAGTGCGTCAAGGAGGACTGTGAGTACACGGAAACCGTGTGCCCCGTCAACGGGGACGTGGTCTTCAACTGCTGCAACAGCCAGCACTGCAACACGGAGCTGCTCCTgggccccctacccccctcctcctcctcctccttctctccccgccCGCTGGCCGCTGCCTCTGTCTTCATGCTCCTCACCGCCTTCTTCGGCATCAGCATGCCCTAA
- the LOC143292610 gene encoding glycerophosphodiester phosphodiesterase 1-like, whose protein sequence is MFHPKVAVVFFFTLTFAILFSGIFCFIISVPLTALLLWIVSFFSYQQLPKERLHKFARVFNLAQDCNGDSGSSGSGTSDKVPLHRIILHRGGNVDVPENTLPAIQEAARQGVAGVEIDLQFTLDGVGILMHDDTLDRTTDATGDVRLKRFDELEGVNAAAKHKYGNGKPAVKIPTLEECLKECLRLNLLVFIDCKAFAQKTADLVDELFRKYPDLYDCAVVCSFYPTIIYCMRRKNPRVVTALTYRKNSLSCEVDCVTPRFVGFQQYLYMCVDFINWWITYAWTWRLCGNSFFLINKESLCRNEVNWWKDLGINLLIWTVNSDVEKQFCLEHLKVPIITDGL, encoded by the exons ATGTTTCATCCGAAGGTCGCCGtagtttttttcttcactttaacCTTTGCGATCCTCTTTTCAGGGATTTTTTGTTTCATAATTTCAGTTCCATTGACGGCGCTTTTGCTGTGGATAGTGAGCTTTTTCAGCTATCAGCAGCTTCCAAAGGAGAGGCTGCACAAATTCGCCCGAGTGTTCAACTTGGCGCAAGATTGTAATGGCGACAGCGGGTCCAGTGGAAGTGGGACCAGTGACAAAGTCCCGCTTCACCGCATCATCCTTCATCGGGGTGGCAATGTTGACGTCCCAGAAAACACACTGCCGGCCATTCAGGAG GCAGCAAGGCAAGGAGTGGCAGGGGTAGAAATAGACCTGCAGTTCACACTGGATGGTGTCGGCATTCTGATGCATGACGATACTCTGGATCGCACCACTGATGCCACGGGAGACGTGCGACTGAAACGCTTTGATGAACTAGAAGGTGTGAATGCAGCTGCAAAGCACAAGTATGG CAATGGAAAACCAGCAGTGAAGATCCCCACTCTTGAGGAATGTCTGAAGGAATGTCTTCGTCTGAACCTGCTTGTCTTCATTGACTGCAAGGCCTTTGCTCAAAAG ACAGCTGACCTGGTTGATGAACTGTTCCGGAAGTACCCTGACCTGTACGACTGTGCTGTCGTCTGCTCCTTCTACCCCACAATCATTTATTGT atgaggaggaagaatccCCGTGTGGTCACAGCCTTGACCTACAGAAAGAATTCACTGTCCTGTGAAGTGGACTGTGTGACGCCACGATTTGTGGGGTTCCAGCAATACCTGTACATGTGCGTGGATTTCATCAACTGGTGGATAACGTACGCCTGGACCTGGCGCCTCTGTGGCAACTCTTTTTTCCTCATCAACAAGGAGAGCTTGTgcag gaatgAGGTGAACTGGTGGAAAGACCTGGGCATCAACCTTCTGATATGGACGGTCAACTCAGATGTGGAGAAGCAGTTCTGTCTGGAACACCTGAAGGTCCCCATCATCACTGACGGCCTGTAG